CGATATCGCTTTTTCTTTGCCGAATGTTGCGGTGTTGGGGCAATGTGATGTGGTGTTTTTTGCCACACCTCATAACGTGGCGATGAACATGATGCCGCAGTTATTGGATAAAGGTGTACGGGTGGTGGATTTATCCGCCGATTTCCGTATACGTGACGCGCAGCTGTGGTCGCAGTGGTACGGCGAGCCTCATGCTTGCCCCGATATTTTAACGCAGGCGGTGTATGGTTTGCCCGAGCGCAACCGCGAGCAGATTAAAAACGCGCAACTTGTCGCCTGCCCCGGCTGTTACCCTACGGCTATACAATTGGGTTATTTGCCGTTGCTAGAAAACGGTCTGGTCGACAATAGCCGTTTAATCGCTAACGCCACATCGGGGGTTAGCGGTGCTGGCCGTCAGGCAAAAGTGGATAATTTATTATCGGAAGTTAGCGATAGTTATAAAGCCTACGGCATACCGGGCCACAGACATTTGCCAGAAATTGAGCAGGAGCTACGAGATGTCAGTGGTGCGGCGGTAAACGTAACGTTTACTCCGCACTTGGCGCCTATGGTGCGGGGCATGCATGCAACCTTATATGCCGAGCTTATCGATACCAATACCTCTTTAGAAAGCGTGCAGCAATTATTTGAGCAACGTTATGCCAACGAACCTTTTGTGGATGTGTTGCCCGCCGGTAGTCACCCACAAACGCGGACGGTAAAAGGTGCTAATGTCTGTCGCATAGCGGTGCACAAACCACAAAACAGAAACACCATCGTGGTGTTATCGGTGATTGATAATTTAGTCAAAGGCGCATCCGGTCAGGCCGTGCAAAATATGAATATTATGCTGGGGCTGGAAGAAGCGGCTGGCTTAAATATTGTCGCGTTAACACCCTAAAGGCTAGTGGCTATGGTGGATGTAAAAGGCAGCTCCCAGTATCGCTCTATCGTGGTGCGCTACCGGCCTTGGCAGCGCGTGGTACTGATAGTCGTGATAGTTTTATTATTGCTGGCGGTAGCCGGCGGCAGCGCATGGTGGACGCGAGCGCATTACACGCAGTTGCATAAGCAGCTGTTGGCAGAGAATCACACACTTAACAAACAGTTGCCGCGGGTTAAGCAGCAGCGCGATGTGGCCGAGCAACAGCTAGCCAATATCAGTACTGGCGCTGATGTCGATAGAGCTGCGGTAGCGGGGCTACAGATAGAGTTAAAAAACCATCAAAATAAAATTGCCGAGCTCACTGAAGAAATTGGTTTTTATAAGGGCTTGATGTCACCCAGTGAACGTGAGCGCGGGCTGAGTGTGAGGGATATGGAAATACTGGCTACGGCAGCAGAGCAGGTATACCAATACAAACTGGTCTTACAGCAAACCGCGTTAAAGCACCGGTTGTTAAAAGGCTCGGTAAGAGTAGTGTTGGTGGGCACGGCGCCTAATGAGCAGGGGATGCCCAGCCAACGTCGTTATGCTTTGGCGGATTTATCGCCGGAACTGAAAACAGTGGATATACCACTGCGCTTTAAATACTTTCAAAACATAGAGGGCGAGCTGACCTTGCCGGTAGATTTTGATGTGCAAAAAATTGAACTAGTCGCTAGAGCGTCGTCACCAAAAAAGGTTCAAATAGAACAAACCTATGAATGGAAGGTGCAGGCGCTATAGTACTTAGTGATGACGCTTGGTACATAAAACGGGAATTACATATCATGTGGGGCAAAAAGGGGAATACGATGGCATTTCAAGGCGGCGCAACCACGCTGATATCGAAAGAATCTGAAATTGTGGGCGATATAAAATTTACCGGCGATTTGGAAATTCAAGGGACGGTGAGAGGCAATATTATCGCCAAAGATCAAAGCAAGGCGACAGTACGTATTGTTGAAGGTGGCCATGTCGAGGGCGAAATCCACGCCCCGCATATTATCGTTAATGGTTTGGTGAAAGGCGATATACACAGCGCTGAACATATAGAGCTGGCTGCCAAGGCGCAAATACAGGGTAATGTGCACTACCAGTTGATAGAGATGGTAAAAGGCGCGCAGGTTAATGGCAGCCTGTTGTACGCCGCGACTAAACTCGCCGTTTCTCCGACGCCTATTACTAAGGCGGTGGCACAAACAGCGGTAGAAGTTGACTAAAACACTAGGTTGTTAGCATAATCCGCTGTCGGGCAGCCTTTTGCTGCCCAACTGAAAGGTAATATAGATGTCTGCTGTAGAGCAATTTTCACCTCAACCCCTGATACTCACCGACAATGCGATCAATAAAGTGTTGGCGTTGCGCGCTGCTGAGGCTAATGACGACCTAAAGCTGCGGGTGTTTGTGACTGGCG
This portion of the Dasania marina DSM 21967 genome encodes:
- the argC gene encoding N-acetyl-gamma-glutamyl-phosphate reductase, translating into MVKVGIVGGTGYTGVELLRILVNHPQAEVVAITSRAEEGVRVDSLYPNLRGHTDIAFSLPNVAVLGQCDVVFFATPHNVAMNMMPQLLDKGVRVVDLSADFRIRDAQLWSQWYGEPHACPDILTQAVYGLPERNREQIKNAQLVACPGCYPTAIQLGYLPLLENGLVDNSRLIANATSGVSGAGRQAKVDNLLSEVSDSYKAYGIPGHRHLPEIEQELRDVSGAAVNVTFTPHLAPMVRGMHATLYAELIDTNTSLESVQQLFEQRYANEPFVDVLPAGSHPQTRTVKGANVCRIAVHKPQNRNTIVVLSVIDNLVKGASGQAVQNMNIMLGLEEAAGLNIVALTP
- a CDS encoding DUF6776 family protein; this encodes MVDVKGSSQYRSIVVRYRPWQRVVLIVVIVLLLLAVAGGSAWWTRAHYTQLHKQLLAENHTLNKQLPRVKQQRDVAEQQLANISTGADVDRAAVAGLQIELKNHQNKIAELTEEIGFYKGLMSPSERERGLSVRDMEILATAAEQVYQYKLVLQQTALKHRLLKGSVRVVLVGTAPNEQGMPSQRRYALADLSPELKTVDIPLRFKYFQNIEGELTLPVDFDVQKIELVARASSPKKVQIEQTYEWKVQAL
- a CDS encoding bactofilin family protein, with amino-acid sequence MAFQGGATTLISKESEIVGDIKFTGDLEIQGTVRGNIIAKDQSKATVRIVEGGHVEGEIHAPHIIVNGLVKGDIHSAEHIELAAKAQIQGNVHYQLIEMVKGAQVNGSLLYAATKLAVSPTPITKAVAQTAVEVD